A window of Parasynechococcus marenigrum WH 8102 contains these coding sequences:
- a CDS encoding HlyD family efflux transporter periplasmic adaptor subunit encodes MTTSNSNSPKTNSSLAVRPLNHQEVQLRPAPLWSKALAWTIISTASLGFIFAVFAKIDEVVLAPGELQPLGAERPVKAPFGGVIKDIVAKEGQKVNAGDTLLRFDADVSRKRKETLETQIKLERKRFEEESRAVEARKRGVVERLNGINRSLNTESSIYTNIIPLAEIGAMQLTELLRQRNKVEQLESEAQVVKADLEEVEAQLNKLKQESLREISELERQMVEVQDTITKEKLSAPIAGIVYGMIPSSAGYAASAGETLVKVVPGGEIEAKIYITNQDVGFMKPGMKAQIRVDAFPYTQFGSITGSLKSVGTLPLEPDQQNPMPRFPAYVKIDKDYLEKDGEKYEISAGQSVQVNLILRDKRVISLLTDAVQKALDSLTRIKSSK; translated from the coding sequence ATGACTACCTCAAATTCAAATAGCCCAAAAACCAACTCAAGTCTGGCTGTAAGGCCACTCAATCATCAAGAAGTACAACTAAGGCCGGCACCTCTTTGGAGCAAGGCTCTGGCATGGACCATTATTTCGACAGCATCACTCGGATTTATATTTGCTGTATTTGCAAAAATTGACGAAGTAGTACTGGCTCCTGGAGAATTACAACCGCTGGGTGCTGAAAGACCAGTCAAAGCACCATTCGGGGGAGTAATTAAGGATATTGTAGCTAAGGAGGGGCAAAAAGTTAATGCAGGAGACACCTTATTGAGATTTGACGCAGACGTATCTCGAAAGAGAAAAGAAACATTAGAAACACAAATAAAGCTCGAAAGAAAAAGATTTGAAGAAGAGTCGAGAGCTGTCGAGGCTAGAAAGAGAGGAGTAGTCGAGCGATTAAATGGTATAAATAGATCGTTAAATACAGAATCAAGTATATATACAAATATCATACCCTTAGCAGAGATTGGCGCAATGCAACTAACAGAGCTGCTAAGGCAAAGGAATAAAGTAGAACAACTGGAGTCAGAGGCACAAGTTGTAAAAGCGGACTTGGAGGAAGTAGAAGCACAGCTCAACAAACTAAAACAAGAATCCCTGCGTGAAATATCAGAACTAGAACGGCAAATGGTTGAAGTTCAGGATACGATAACAAAAGAAAAATTGAGCGCACCGATTGCAGGAATTGTCTATGGGATGATTCCATCAAGCGCAGGGTATGCGGCTTCGGCGGGAGAGACACTCGTAAAAGTTGTCCCAGGAGGGGAAATCGAGGCAAAAATATACATTACTAATCAAGATGTTGGTTTTATGAAGCCTGGAATGAAAGCCCAAATAAGGGTCGATGCTTTTCCGTATACACAATTTGGATCAATTACAGGGTCCTTGAAGTCAGTGGGGACACTTCCACTAGAACCAGATCAACAAAATCCAATGCCTAGGTTCCCGGCATACGTGAAGATTGACAAGGACTATCTTGAAAAAGATGGAGAAAAATACGAAATCAGTGCGGGCCAAAGTGTACAAGTGAATCTCATTCTTAGAGATAAGCGGGTCATATCATTACTAACAGATGCGGTACAAAAGGCCTTAGATTCGCTTACTAGAATAAAATCAAGTAAGTAA
- a CDS encoding NAD(P)-dependent oxidoreductase, which yields MALRHDFRSRPPEQVRVVVFGATGYIGRFVVQELVERGYQVVAFARERSGIGGRQSQEQVIIDHKGAEVRFGDVTDPASIAAEAFNQPTDVVVSCLASRTGGRNDSWAIDHQATLNTYREGRRAGVAHYVLLSAICVQKPLLEFQKAKLAFEAELQADGEMTHSIVRPTAFFKSLGGQVESCRKGGPYVMFGGGELASCKPISEADLARFMADCLRDEDKRNQVLPIGGPGPALSAKQQGEMLFRALGRPPRMLSVPIALMDGPIALLEGLSRLFPGLQDTAEFGRIGRYYAAESMLVWDPERQCYDADATPSYGEDTLERFFERVVRDGMAGQDLGDAALF from the coding sequence ATGGCTCTGCGTCACGACTTCCGCAGCCGCCCCCCTGAACAGGTGCGGGTGGTGGTGTTCGGAGCCACCGGCTACATCGGTCGTTTTGTTGTGCAAGAGCTGGTGGAACGGGGTTACCAGGTGGTGGCCTTCGCCCGCGAACGTAGTGGCATCGGGGGGCGCCAGAGCCAGGAGCAGGTGATCATCGATCACAAGGGCGCTGAGGTCCGCTTTGGCGACGTCACCGACCCCGCCTCCATTGCTGCCGAGGCCTTCAACCAACCCACGGATGTGGTGGTCTCCTGTCTGGCGTCACGCACCGGAGGCCGCAATGACTCCTGGGCGATTGATCACCAGGCCACCCTCAACACCTACCGGGAGGGACGACGGGCTGGCGTGGCTCATTACGTGCTGCTCTCGGCGATCTGCGTGCAGAAACCGCTGCTGGAATTCCAGAAGGCGAAACTGGCCTTTGAAGCGGAACTGCAGGCCGATGGGGAGATGACCCATTCGATCGTCCGGCCCACCGCCTTCTTCAAAAGTCTGGGTGGGCAGGTGGAAAGCTGCCGCAAAGGGGGGCCCTATGTGATGTTCGGAGGCGGAGAACTGGCCAGCTGCAAGCCGATCAGCGAAGCCGACCTGGCCCGGTTCATGGCCGATTGCCTCCGGGATGAGGACAAACGCAATCAGGTGCTGCCCATCGGCGGGCCAGGGCCAGCCCTCAGCGCCAAACAACAGGGAGAAATGCTCTTCCGCGCCTTGGGGCGCCCCCCGCGAATGCTCTCGGTTCCCATTGCCCTGATGGACGGTCCAATCGCTCTGCTGGAGGGACTGTCCCGACTGTTCCCCGGGCTTCAGGACACCGCCGAATTCGGACGCATCGGGCGTTACTACGCAGCTGAGTCGATGTTGGTGTGGGATCCCGAGCGTCAGTGCTACGACGCCGATGCCACCCCCTCCTACGGAGAAGACACCCTGGAGCGGTTCTTTGAACGGGTGGTGCGGGATGGCATGGCGGGACAGGACCTCGGCGATGCAGCTTTGTTCTGA
- the malQ gene encoding 4-alpha-glucanotransferase, whose amino-acid sequence MTTPSRSTGVLLHPTALPGSAVCGSFGEPCRRWINLLADNNIGVWQLLPLAPPDGTGSPYNSPSSFALNPWFLDAEELRRDGFISEQDCQDLPGASEPSSGVERLDFGLAQQRSGALAQTLLKGWPKQPTNHHQTFERWCKKQPWLEAHACFSVLHEQQGEAWWTWPDGLASNNRKALREWKRDHADALLAIKLQQWHLDQQWNAIRELAREKGVILFGDLPFYVSADSADVWSNRHLFTIKENGELTTQSGVPPDYFSESGQLWGSPVYRWGRHRLTRYRWWRQRFTRQRQLADLLRLDHFRALAAYWAVPGADKTAKNGQWQPSPGNELLKKLRQDGNGELPLIAEDLGVITPDVEELRDNFKLRGMKVLQFAFDGQADNPYLPENIEGRRWVVYTGTHDNPTTLGWWNTLDQDSRNRITCRINGAVNAPAWQLLDMAFATSAELVVAPLQDLLHLDDSARFNTPGTSTGNWNWRQPNFDKNVEGALQGFGERGSIWGRSKNGAKHMTKN is encoded by the coding sequence ATGACGACTCCATCCCGAAGCACAGGGGTGCTTCTACATCCCACAGCACTTCCTGGGAGTGCAGTCTGCGGAAGCTTCGGAGAACCATGCCGCCGTTGGATCAATCTGCTGGCGGACAACAACATCGGCGTGTGGCAACTTCTGCCACTTGCACCTCCTGACGGAACCGGCTCGCCTTACAACTCACCCTCCAGCTTCGCGCTGAATCCCTGGTTTCTTGATGCCGAGGAACTTCGCCGGGATGGCTTCATCAGTGAGCAGGATTGCCAAGACTTACCTGGAGCGAGTGAACCAAGCAGTGGCGTCGAGAGATTGGACTTTGGCCTGGCCCAACAGCGAAGCGGCGCCCTTGCCCAAACACTGCTCAAAGGATGGCCGAAGCAGCCGACCAATCATCACCAGACGTTTGAACGTTGGTGCAAAAAACAGCCGTGGCTGGAAGCTCACGCCTGCTTCAGCGTTCTGCATGAACAGCAGGGTGAAGCCTGGTGGACCTGGCCTGATGGGCTTGCAAGTAACAACCGCAAGGCGCTGCGTGAATGGAAACGTGATCATGCCGATGCACTGCTGGCCATCAAGCTGCAGCAATGGCACTTGGATCAACAGTGGAATGCAATCAGGGAGCTAGCACGAGAGAAAGGCGTCATACTGTTCGGAGATCTGCCGTTCTATGTCAGTGCAGACAGCGCTGATGTCTGGAGCAATCGTCACTTATTCACCATCAAGGAGAACGGTGAACTCACAACCCAAAGTGGCGTACCTCCTGACTACTTCTCCGAAAGCGGACAGCTCTGGGGTTCACCGGTTTATCGCTGGGGACGACATCGCTTAACGCGCTATAGATGGTGGAGACAGCGATTCACACGACAACGCCAGCTAGCGGACCTGTTGCGACTCGATCACTTTCGAGCACTAGCTGCCTACTGGGCAGTCCCCGGAGCAGACAAGACAGCTAAAAACGGACAGTGGCAGCCGTCTCCGGGAAACGAGCTGCTGAAGAAGCTTCGTCAAGATGGCAATGGAGAATTACCTTTAATTGCTGAAGACCTAGGGGTCATCACACCCGATGTAGAGGAGCTACGCGATAACTTTAAATTGCGAGGGATGAAAGTGCTTCAATTTGCCTTCGATGGACAGGCCGACAACCCATACCTGCCTGAAAATATCGAGGGACGACGTTGGGTGGTCTACACCGGCACCCACGACAACCCGACTACACTGGGCTGGTGGAACACACTTGATCAGGACAGCCGCAACCGAATCACATGTCGAATCAATGGAGCAGTGAACGCACCGGCTTGGCAGTTGCTCGACATGGCATTTGCAACATCGGCAGAACTGGTCGTCGCCCCACTGCAGGATCTGCTTCACTTAGATGATTCAGCTCGTTTCAACACACCAGGGACATCCACAGGAAATTGGAACTGGCGTCAACCGAACTTTGATAAAAACGTGGAAGGTGCACTTCAGGGTTTTGGAGAAAGAGGATCGATCTGGGGACGCTCCAAAAATGGAGCCAAGCACATGACAAAAAATTAG
- a CDS encoding peptidylprolyl isomerase, with protein sequence MSTKAINPEDLKRWGIEGSIKRELVLDELIETEITLDASEEEVIQVYLSSMNIYTQEELAKWMRSENVDKESLLTRATRYYRWIKVCEKKFKNQAATKFLKEKAKLDKVSYSMIWIDDEAFAGEVFVRIKEGECSVDDAILLSTNPPQGLKIGRVGPVKLQELPDALAELLRISQPKQVWPPIKIENGWGIVISEKLWPAVFNKEERLKILSELGEELLAEELKKSRDIVSQKTM encoded by the coding sequence GTGAGCACAAAAGCTATAAATCCTGAAGATCTGAAAAGATGGGGCATCGAAGGCTCCATAAAACGAGAACTAGTACTTGATGAATTGATCGAGACGGAAATAACACTAGACGCATCGGAGGAAGAGGTAATACAAGTATATTTAAGTAGCATGAACATCTATACCCAAGAAGAACTTGCGAAATGGATGAGGAGCGAGAACGTAGACAAGGAATCGTTACTAACAAGGGCAACAAGATATTATAGATGGATTAAAGTTTGCGAAAAGAAGTTCAAAAACCAAGCTGCAACAAAATTCCTAAAAGAAAAGGCAAAGTTAGACAAAGTTAGCTACTCAATGATATGGATAGATGACGAAGCGTTTGCTGGCGAAGTATTTGTTCGCATCAAAGAGGGAGAATGCTCCGTTGATGATGCTATTCTACTCTCGACAAATCCTCCTCAGGGATTAAAAATCGGTAGGGTTGGACCAGTTAAACTACAAGAGTTACCTGATGCACTTGCTGAATTGCTAAGGATTAGTCAACCCAAACAAGTATGGCCGCCAATAAAAATTGAAAACGGATGGGGAATCGTTATAAGTGAAAAACTCTGGCCGGCAGTCTTCAACAAAGAAGAGAGGTTGAAAATATTGTCGGAACTGGGCGAGGAACTCCTAGCAGAAGAACTGAAGAAGTCAAGAGATATAGTGTCCCAGAAGACGATGTGA
- a CDS encoding peptidase domain-containing ABC transporter, with protein MQLRQALRLINSWAPFSKLSTEQKAKLAETIQPLRLRPGQKLYDFSDLPPGIALIAEGQMRLLALDEREEPFTLYRLAPGDQAGHIGILRGVTGYALAASQPSLLWLLPQTGFLQVIAENAEFANEFLEPNIEELYGVSILTNSPLNNTKNEIKDWASNKIAESKGDHKILLLPPGEHFVDSKWGPWLVSSSNISGCKPGEELLGPMKLIVQGKVPARLISKSGATPPINVPQVLVVSPDSSEAAPLQIEAEVVEPDWQESSTAIVAVEKQQEALEDWYGKLGDDGSFPQLDGSGPVGIPMAALRMLARYFDIPFRKDVIQRIIEDQLMRNELSETGERSIGLIQLAATADLIGLRATQINVTENQIGRLQLPAIAIRKNKPIILWSADMVGQALISCPEEGQIKVSTKDLGARNDDGTIQVLTIQRSKVSPKKRFGLGWFIPALKEHKAVLIQVLVASFFVQLFGLLNPLLIQQIIDAVISQGNVSSLNVLGTLLIGMSLAQAVLSSLRTYLFADTTNRIDISLGSSIIDHLLRLPLGYFSDRPVGEVSSRINELQKIRQFLTGTALTVVLDAIFAIIYIAVMLLYSVQLTVWSLVVVPLFVGLTLVSAPIIRKQLREQAEANARVQSHLVETVGGMETIKGQSMEIHSRWRWQQLYGGQITSGFRNTVTSTAAGSASQFLEQLSGLIVLWIGASLVLKGELTLGQLIAFRILASYVTSPLLRMANLWQNFQETALSLERLADIVDHPQELEITGEQKPPIPPIVGTVEYKGVNFRFGKEGALNLSNINFKIEQGSFIGVVGSSGSGKSTMLKMLTRLYEINDGQILIDDNDISKVDLYSLRSQIGVVPQDSLLFDGSVMSNIALARPDASFEEVVVAAQIACAHEFIQAMPAGYNSSVGERGAGMSGGQRQRMAIARMIIRRPRLLVLDEATSALDVDTERRLTANLIELYKDSTVFFITHRLASLKFADVILVMDQGALVEKGTHEELMALDGRYATLYHQQES; from the coding sequence ATGCAATTAAGACAGGCATTGCGCCTAATCAACTCCTGGGCGCCTTTCTCAAAACTATCAACAGAGCAAAAGGCAAAACTAGCAGAAACAATTCAACCATTACGATTACGTCCGGGTCAAAAATTATATGATTTTTCAGACCTTCCTCCAGGGATAGCCCTCATAGCAGAGGGTCAGATGAGATTGCTTGCATTAGATGAAAGAGAAGAACCTTTCACACTATATAGATTAGCTCCAGGAGATCAAGCTGGACATATTGGAATCCTCAGGGGGGTAACTGGTTATGCATTAGCCGCATCGCAGCCAAGCTTGCTATGGCTGCTTCCTCAAACTGGATTTCTGCAAGTAATAGCGGAAAACGCAGAATTTGCAAATGAATTTCTTGAACCTAACATTGAAGAATTGTATGGAGTTAGTATATTAACAAATTCGCCTCTAAATAACACGAAAAACGAGATAAAAGACTGGGCAAGCAACAAAATAGCAGAATCAAAAGGAGATCACAAAATATTATTACTACCTCCAGGTGAACACTTTGTTGATTCTAAATGGGGGCCGTGGTTGGTAAGCAGTTCAAACATTTCTGGATGCAAGCCAGGTGAAGAATTACTTGGACCAATGAAGTTAATAGTTCAAGGGAAAGTTCCTGCAAGATTAATCTCTAAAAGTGGAGCTACACCTCCAATCAATGTCCCACAAGTATTAGTCGTAAGCCCAGACTCTAGCGAGGCTGCACCTCTCCAAATTGAGGCTGAAGTCGTAGAACCTGACTGGCAAGAAAGCAGCACAGCAATAGTTGCAGTAGAAAAACAGCAGGAGGCTCTTGAAGATTGGTATGGAAAGCTTGGCGATGACGGGAGCTTTCCACAGTTGGATGGGTCTGGACCTGTAGGGATTCCAATGGCTGCATTAAGAATGCTTGCGAGATACTTTGATATACCTTTTAGAAAAGATGTAATACAGAGAATAATTGAAGATCAATTGATGAGAAATGAATTATCAGAAACGGGAGAAAGATCAATTGGTTTGATTCAACTTGCTGCTACTGCTGACTTAATTGGCCTTAGAGCAACACAAATAAATGTAACGGAAAACCAGATAGGGCGTTTACAATTACCTGCAATAGCAATACGTAAGAATAAACCAATAATATTATGGTCAGCGGACATGGTTGGCCAAGCACTGATCAGTTGCCCCGAAGAAGGACAAATAAAAGTTTCAACAAAAGACTTAGGTGCTAGAAACGATGATGGAACAATACAGGTTTTAACGATTCAAAGAAGCAAAGTATCACCTAAGAAACGATTTGGGTTGGGATGGTTTATACCAGCTTTAAAAGAACATAAAGCAGTCCTTATTCAGGTTCTAGTCGCCAGTTTTTTTGTACAACTATTTGGATTATTAAATCCACTTTTGATACAACAAATAATAGATGCTGTGATCAGCCAAGGAAATGTTAGCAGCCTTAATGTGCTTGGAACATTGTTAATAGGCATGAGTCTAGCTCAAGCGGTATTATCTTCGCTAAGGACATACCTATTTGCAGATACTACAAATCGAATCGATATCTCATTAGGTTCATCAATCATCGATCACCTACTTAGGCTTCCATTAGGTTACTTTTCAGATCGACCAGTCGGTGAAGTAAGCAGCAGAATCAATGAACTACAAAAAATAAGACAGTTTTTGACCGGAACAGCGCTAACGGTAGTGTTAGATGCAATTTTTGCAATCATCTACATTGCTGTTATGTTACTTTACTCAGTCCAATTAACAGTATGGTCATTAGTAGTAGTTCCATTATTTGTGGGGTTGACATTAGTATCAGCACCAATCATACGAAAGCAACTTAGAGAACAGGCTGAAGCTAACGCTCGGGTACAAAGTCACTTAGTTGAGACCGTTGGAGGAATGGAAACCATTAAGGGCCAGAGTATGGAAATTCATAGTCGGTGGCGATGGCAACAGCTCTACGGAGGTCAGATAACATCGGGTTTTAGGAACACCGTAACAAGCACAGCGGCCGGATCAGCAAGTCAGTTTCTTGAACAGCTTTCAGGACTTATTGTTTTGTGGATTGGAGCCTCACTAGTATTAAAAGGTGAACTAACACTTGGACAATTAATTGCCTTCAGAATCCTAGCAAGTTACGTGACAAGTCCTTTGCTTAGGATGGCAAACTTATGGCAAAATTTTCAAGAAACTGCATTATCGTTAGAGAGACTGGCTGATATCGTAGATCATCCCCAAGAATTAGAAATTACTGGAGAACAAAAGCCACCAATACCTCCCATAGTAGGAACAGTGGAATATAAAGGTGTTAACTTTAGATTTGGGAAGGAAGGAGCACTTAATCTATCAAACATTAATTTCAAAATTGAACAAGGTTCATTCATTGGGGTCGTGGGAAGTAGTGGCTCTGGCAAAAGCACAATGTTGAAAATGCTAACAAGGTTATACGAAATAAACGATGGCCAAATTCTCATAGACGATAATGACATTAGCAAAGTAGATCTCTACTCCTTAAGATCGCAAATCGGTGTAGTACCACAAGATAGTCTGTTGTTCGACGGGTCAGTAATGTCAAATATTGCGTTAGCAAGGCCTGATGCATCATTTGAGGAAGTTGTAGTAGCAGCACAAATTGCCTGTGCACACGAATTTATTCAAGCTATGCCCGCCGGCTACAACAGCTCCGTAGGGGAAAGAGGAGCTGGAATGAGTGGAGGACAAAGACAAAGAATGGCAATAGCAAGAATGATAATCAGGAGACCAAGATTACTAGTACTAGATGAAGCAACAAGTGCTCTTGATGTAGACACTGAAAGAAGATTAACGGCAAATCTGATAGAATTGTATAAGGATAGCACCGTTTTCTTTATAACTCATAGATTGGCATCTCTCAAATTTGCTGATGTTATTCTTGTAATGGATCAAGGGGCATTAGTTGAAAAAGGTACTCATGAAGAACTTATGGCATTGGATGGCCGCTATGCAACACTTTACCACCAACAAGAATCCTAA
- a CDS encoding MotA/TolQ/ExbB proton channel family protein — protein MTTSTGQLEADARSRSVPVPSVSLGLGNDLDPKFGRWIITGGIAGFLIWAVNFPDAMPGHALFHQRGPTQVATLILGGMLGWFLFNKLRILQKAQKDYLAFDLEIPSLVRQGDLEAIKLKSENSGSLVGKRLLHLLDVWESTGSAFQLERAADGDVDLYELSMSSSFSFPKLLLWAIPLTGFIGTVIGMSQAVGSFDAVLSNADNVDGLKDGLVQVTGGLGTAFDTTFLALVISVFLAFPLTLCEKIEDRLLSQIDGVVRDGVLSLSPLGSGEIASQSGEGTGGGAGGGTSEKTPEKPTPKEIFGDDIAGLISDAFEKHLPDPSVLVEPAQVYAEKLTEATIEKLTPLTTIVRDSVEGVSEARLSLQEQTDIIRNAMNLLAGELSDLLAENRIGIDQKAQLRSLIELKESIDLLNKNMRRERNGFGIGILMDKIRSR, from the coding sequence GTGACAACCTCCACAGGACAACTCGAAGCAGATGCAAGAAGCAGAAGCGTACCTGTACCTTCGGTAAGCTTGGGCCTTGGCAATGACCTTGATCCAAAATTCGGTCGGTGGATCATCACCGGGGGGATTGCTGGCTTTTTGATCTGGGCGGTGAACTTTCCAGACGCAATGCCAGGGCATGCCCTTTTTCATCAGCGTGGACCAACCCAAGTTGCAACACTCATATTGGGCGGAATGCTGGGGTGGTTCTTATTTAACAAATTACGCATTTTGCAAAAAGCACAGAAAGATTATTTAGCATTTGATCTAGAAATACCAAGTTTAGTAAGGCAAGGTGATTTAGAGGCTATAAAACTTAAATCTGAGAATTCTGGATCTCTCGTCGGTAAACGACTTCTACACCTATTGGATGTATGGGAATCAACAGGATCAGCGTTTCAGCTGGAACGAGCTGCCGATGGAGATGTTGATCTTTACGAATTATCCATGAGTAGTAGTTTTAGTTTTCCAAAGCTATTATTATGGGCAATTCCACTGACTGGATTTATAGGAACTGTTATTGGAATGTCCCAAGCTGTTGGTTCATTTGATGCCGTTCTTAGTAACGCAGACAACGTTGATGGTCTAAAAGATGGCTTGGTTCAAGTTACTGGGGGACTTGGTACAGCGTTCGACACAACATTCCTAGCACTGGTAATATCAGTATTTTTGGCATTCCCACTCACACTTTGTGAAAAGATTGAAGATAGATTACTGAGCCAAATTGACGGAGTTGTGAGAGATGGAGTCTTATCACTGAGTCCTCTGGGTAGCGGTGAAATAGCGTCACAGTCTGGAGAAGGGACTGGAGGTGGTGCTGGCGGTGGAACATCAGAGAAAACTCCAGAGAAACCCACACCAAAAGAGATTTTTGGGGACGACATTGCAGGGTTGATAAGCGATGCGTTCGAAAAACATCTACCAGATCCATCAGTACTGGTAGAACCAGCCCAGGTTTATGCAGAAAAATTAACGGAAGCAACGATAGAAAAACTAACACCACTTACAACAATTGTCAGAGATTCTGTAGAAGGAGTGAGTGAAGCACGCCTAAGCTTACAGGAACAGACTGACATCATAAGAAATGCAATGAATTTGCTTGCCGGTGAACTAAGCGACTTGTTAGCTGAAAATAGGATCGGTATAGATCAAAAAGCTCAATTACGATCGTTGATTGAATTGAAAGAATCCATTGACCTGCTGAATAAGAACATGAGAAGAGAAAGGAATGGATTTGGCATAGGTATACTTATGGACAAAATTAGGTCAAGATAA